In Fundidesulfovibrio magnetotacticus, a single window of DNA contains:
- a CDS encoding glycosyltransferase family 4 protein, with product MLVGFDVSQTGAGKAGCGYLAHGLVHALAARGVRFVFYPHFGDLYWEPRPGACSCPGEGRRGPTFRWFERSKRFWREPPEDFEARLGGPDVVHSNNFFCPVGLKRARQVYTLYDLSFLENPGWTTEQNRVGCLDGVFGASLRADWIVSISRASLEHFLRVFPHYPRERTSVMHLASRFGLGSAMRVPARLKGVEPGKFWLCVGTIEPRKNQERLFEALARLGGKRPLVLAGGRGWLMDEMGRKVNALGLASRVKLTGYVDDAELAWLYANCFGFVYPSLFEGFGLPVLEAMSLGAPVITSGVSSLPEVAGDAALLVDPLDAGSIAAAMARLESDEVLRRELSRRGEAQAARFSWDAAAGVALEAYGRVLELPLLGS from the coding sequence ATGCTGGTAGGCTTCGACGTCAGCCAGACGGGTGCGGGCAAGGCCGGTTGCGGTTACCTGGCGCACGGGCTGGTGCACGCCTTGGCGGCGCGCGGGGTGCGTTTCGTGTTCTATCCGCACTTCGGGGACCTCTACTGGGAGCCCCGGCCCGGGGCGTGTTCGTGTCCTGGCGAGGGGCGGCGTGGTCCGACGTTCCGCTGGTTCGAGCGCAGCAAGCGTTTCTGGCGCGAACCGCCCGAGGATTTCGAGGCGCGCCTGGGCGGGCCGGACGTGGTGCATTCCAACAATTTCTTTTGTCCCGTGGGGTTGAAGCGAGCGCGGCAGGTTTATACGTTGTACGACCTGTCGTTCCTGGAGAACCCGGGCTGGACCACGGAGCAGAACCGGGTGGGGTGCCTGGACGGGGTGTTTGGGGCGAGCCTGCGCGCGGACTGGATCGTTTCGATCTCGCGGGCGAGCCTGGAACATTTTCTGCGGGTGTTCCCGCACTATCCCCGGGAGCGCACGTCGGTGATGCATCTTGCGAGCCGGTTCGGTCTCGGGAGCGCCATGCGTGTCCCGGCGCGCCTGAAGGGCGTGGAGCCTGGGAAGTTCTGGCTGTGCGTGGGCACCATTGAGCCGCGCAAGAACCAGGAGCGGCTCTTCGAGGCCTTGGCGCGCCTGGGCGGGAAGCGGCCGTTGGTGCTGGCGGGCGGCCGTGGCTGGCTGATGGACGAGATGGGCCGCAAGGTGAACGCCCTGGGCCTGGCCTCGCGGGTGAAGCTTACGGGGTATGTGGACGACGCGGAGCTGGCGTGGCTCTACGCCAACTGTTTCGGGTTCGTGTACCCTTCGTTGTTCGAGGGGTTCGGGTTGCCGGTGCTGGAGGCCATGAGCCTGGGCGCGCCGGTGATCACGTCGGGGGTGTCGAGCCTGCCGGAGGTGGCGGGGGACGCGGCGCTGCTGGTGGACCCGCTGGACGCCGGGTCCATTGCGGCGGCCATGGCGCGCCTGGAGTCCGACGAGGTGCTGCGCCGGGAGCTTTCGCGCCGGGGCGAGGCGCAGGCGGCCCGCTTCAGCTGGGACGCCGCAGCCGGGGTGGCGCTGGAGGCGTACGGGCGCGTGCTGGAGCTGCCCCTCCTGGGGTCGTGA
- a CDS encoding glycosyltransferase family 2 protein produces the protein MPTLSVVTPSFNQGRFIGRTIDSVLSQGVDLEYVIMDGGSCDETADVARAYEGRLLFVSERDKGQTDALNKGIAVTSGEIIGWLNSDDVYYPGALRAVLDHFAAHPECDVLYGQADHIDEHDAFIEEYPVEPFDLTALEERCIICQPALFFRRRVVGRFGLPDVNLRYCMDYEFWLRLGLAGARFHHLPVKLAGSRFYPDTKTLGQRLPVHTEINRMLADTLGRVPDRWLCNWAHTLLRDTMGFDPARRYTTALIAAAALGASLRWNRTIPASLWRTVKSWL, from the coding sequence ATGCCGACCCTGAGCGTCGTCACCCCCAGTTTCAACCAGGGCCGCTTCATCGGCCGCACCATCGACTCCGTGCTCTCCCAGGGCGTGGACCTGGAATACGTGATCATGGACGGCGGCTCCTGCGACGAGACCGCCGACGTGGCCAGGGCCTACGAAGGACGCCTCCTTTTCGTCTCCGAACGCGACAAGGGCCAGACCGACGCCCTCAACAAGGGCATCGCCGTCACCTCCGGCGAGATCATCGGCTGGCTCAACTCCGACGACGTGTACTACCCCGGCGCGCTGCGCGCCGTGCTGGACCACTTCGCCGCGCACCCCGAGTGCGACGTGCTCTACGGCCAGGCCGACCACATCGACGAGCACGACGCCTTCATCGAGGAATATCCCGTCGAACCCTTCGACCTCACGGCCCTGGAGGAGCGCTGCATCATCTGCCAGCCCGCGCTCTTCTTCCGACGCCGCGTCGTCGGCCGCTTCGGGCTCCCCGACGTGAACCTGCGCTATTGCATGGACTACGAATTCTGGCTGCGCCTGGGCCTGGCCGGGGCGCGCTTCCACCACCTGCCCGTGAAGCTCGCGGGCTCGCGCTTCTACCCCGACACCAAGACCCTGGGCCAGCGCCTCCCCGTGCACACCGAAATCAACCGTATGCTCGCCGACACCCTTGGCCGGGTCCCCGACCGCTGGCTCTGCAACTGGGCCCACACCCTCCTGCGCGACACCATGGGCTTCGACCCCGCCAGGCGGTACACCACCGCCCTCATCGCTGCGGCGGCGCTGGGCGCCAGCCTGCGCTGGAACCGGACGATCCCCGCCAGCCTGTGGCGGACGGTGAAGTCGTGGTTGTGA
- a CDS encoding TIGR03960 family B12-binding radical SAM protein → MRRILRLLPKPSHFAGAEWGAVRKDPASVSVRVALAFPDMYEVGMSYLGQKILSEAVNRRPRLWAERVYAPSREAAQVLREHAEPLCTLESDTPLAELDAVAFHITHELCYTNVLYMLDLAGIPLRADQRGAEHPLILAGGGCAFNAEPLAPFVDAMVLGDGEEALPEVLEAIGRAREQGLDRLGLLHALRAVRGVYVPAFFEGSKPLVEGYGRVEKAVVADLDQAPFPLLPAVSCGQAVHDRMSLEIARGCTRGCRFCQAGMIYRPVRERSLPELGRIAGEGLAASGYEELSFLSLSTGDFSALESLFEQSAQRCLADQVAISLPSLRAGTLSPRMLGLMAKLRRTGATVAPEAGSERLRRVINKGITEEDILAHAERLFAAGWQSVKLYFMIGLPTETDEDLEALADLAVKVLGRAPRGAKRLQVTVAVSTFVPKAHTPFQWEAQIGREETERRLGLIKARIAPYKRISIKWHEPRMSWLEGVFSRGGRELAPAVERAYALGATFSSWVEHLDLDPWEQAFRECGIDAGAYLDARPLDAPLPWDHLGCGVTRRHLLGERERALAEKATPDCRYGDCVRCGACPSLCGDEQDASGVRPRLNRGEPEWKASMEQSREEPAGEPREDAPDASAGAQEGGGNAASPRPQAREELTRRAAHYRVWFSKTGPAAYLSQLELASVLERALRRSGLKPSFSAGFHPMPMITFGWALPVGVESREEWFALFLREPALPGAVSEKLGAALPEGLKILRTDPLGMGKKVAQPVAEEFRLAYHLPEAERATRVAQWRDFLAAGHFPWYSVTKRGARTMDIRPLVTGLTERQDAELSIVFSWRDNRYASPLKLVCAVNEGLSLKDFSLTKVRQIFEGPDAPLSRG, encoded by the coding sequence ATGCGACGCATCCTGCGCCTTCTCCCCAAGCCCAGCCATTTCGCCGGGGCCGAGTGGGGCGCGGTCCGCAAGGACCCTGCCTCCGTCTCGGTCCGCGTGGCCCTCGCCTTCCCCGACATGTACGAGGTGGGCATGAGCTACCTGGGCCAGAAGATCCTCTCCGAGGCCGTGAACCGCCGCCCGCGCCTCTGGGCCGAGCGCGTCTACGCCCCCTCGCGGGAGGCGGCACAGGTGCTGCGCGAGCACGCCGAGCCCCTGTGCACCCTGGAGTCCGACACGCCCCTGGCGGAGCTGGACGCCGTGGCGTTCCACATCACGCACGAGCTGTGCTACACCAACGTGCTCTACATGCTGGACCTCGCGGGCATCCCCCTGCGCGCGGACCAGCGCGGGGCGGAGCATCCGCTGATCCTGGCGGGCGGCGGCTGCGCCTTCAACGCCGAGCCCCTGGCCCCCTTCGTGGACGCCATGGTCCTGGGCGACGGCGAGGAGGCACTGCCCGAGGTGCTGGAAGCCATCGGCCGGGCCAGGGAGCAGGGGCTGGACCGCCTGGGCCTCCTGCACGCGCTGCGCGCCGTCCGGGGCGTCTACGTGCCCGCGTTCTTCGAGGGCTCCAAGCCCCTAGTGGAGGGCTACGGGCGCGTGGAGAAGGCCGTGGTGGCCGACCTGGACCAGGCCCCGTTCCCGCTGCTGCCCGCCGTGTCCTGCGGCCAGGCCGTGCACGACCGCATGAGCCTGGAGATCGCCCGGGGCTGCACGCGCGGCTGCCGTTTCTGCCAGGCGGGCATGATCTACCGCCCCGTGCGCGAGCGCAGCCTGCCGGAACTCGGGCGCATCGCCGGGGAAGGGCTGGCGGCCTCCGGCTACGAGGAATTGTCCTTCCTTTCGCTCTCCACGGGGGATTTCTCGGCCCTGGAGAGCCTCTTCGAGCAGTCGGCCCAGCGCTGCCTGGCCGACCAGGTGGCCATCAGCCTGCCCTCCCTGCGCGCGGGCACGCTCTCGCCGCGCATGCTGGGGCTCATGGCGAAGCTGCGGCGCACCGGCGCCACGGTGGCCCCCGAGGCGGGCAGCGAGCGCCTGCGCCGCGTGATCAACAAGGGCATCACCGAGGAAGACATCCTGGCGCACGCCGAACGGCTCTTCGCGGCCGGGTGGCAGTCGGTGAAACTCTATTTCATGATCGGCCTGCCCACCGAGACCGACGAGGACCTGGAAGCCCTGGCCGACCTGGCCGTGAAGGTGCTCGGCCGCGCCCCGCGCGGGGCCAAGCGCCTCCAGGTGACGGTGGCCGTCTCCACCTTCGTGCCCAAGGCCCACACGCCCTTCCAGTGGGAGGCCCAGATCGGGCGCGAGGAGACCGAGCGCCGCCTGGGGCTCATCAAGGCGCGCATCGCGCCCTACAAGCGCATCTCCATAAAATGGCACGAGCCGCGCATGAGCTGGCTTGAGGGCGTGTTCTCCCGGGGCGGGCGCGAGCTGGCCCCGGCCGTGGAGCGCGCCTACGCCCTGGGCGCGACCTTCTCCAGCTGGGTGGAGCACCTGGACCTGGACCCCTGGGAACAGGCCTTCCGGGAATGCGGCATCGACGCGGGCGCTTACCTGGACGCCCGCCCCCTGGACGCCCCCCTGCCGTGGGACCACCTGGGCTGCGGCGTCACCCGGCGTCACCTGCTGGGCGAGCGCGAGCGCGCCCTGGCGGAAAAGGCCACGCCGGACTGCCGCTACGGCGACTGCGTGCGCTGCGGGGCCTGCCCATCCCTCTGCGGCGACGAGCAGGACGCCTCGGGCGTGCGCCCAAGGCTCAACCGGGGCGAGCCCGAGTGGAAGGCTTCCATGGAGCAATCCCGCGAGGAACCTGCCGGAGAGCCCCGGGAGGACGCCCCGGATGCGTCCGCGGGTGCGCAGGAGGGCGGCGGGAACGCGGCCTCCCCCAGGCCCCAGGCGCGCGAGGAGCTCACGCGGCGCGCGGCCCACTACCGCGTGTGGTTCTCCAAGACCGGCCCGGCGGCATACCTGAGCCAGCTGGAGCTGGCCAGCGTGCTGGAGCGCGCGCTCAGGCGCTCGGGGCTCAAGCCGTCGTTCTCGGCGGGGTTCCACCCCATGCCCATGATCACCTTCGGCTGGGCCCTGCCCGTGGGCGTGGAGAGCCGGGAGGAGTGGTTCGCGCTCTTCCTGCGTGAGCCCGCGCTGCCAGGCGCCGTGTCGGAAAAGCTCGGGGCCGCGCTGCCCGAGGGACTCAAGATCCTGCGGACCGATCCGCTGGGCATGGGCAAGAAGGTGGCCCAGCCCGTGGCCGAGGAATTCCGTCTGGCCTACCACCTGCCCGAGGCGGAGCGGGCAACGCGCGTGGCCCAGTGGCGGGACTTCCTGGCTGCCGGACACTTCCCCTGGTACAGCGTGACCAAGCGCGGCGCGCGCACCATGGACATCCGCCCCCTGGTGACGGGTCTCACCGAGCGTCAGGACGCGGAACTGTCCATCGTCTTCTCCTGGCGCGACAACCGCTACGCGAGCCCCCTCAAGCTGGTGTGCGCGGTGAACGAGGGGCTCTCGCTCAAGGACTTCTCGCTCACCAAGGTGCGCCAGATCTTCGAGGGGCCGGACGCCCCCCTGTCCCGGGGCTGA